A genomic segment from Rhodopirellula islandica encodes:
- a CDS encoding DUF1501 domain-containing protein, translated as MHHHNSSTSENRRRFLASAGMGLGTTALASLVLGPKFANAAAPNAASGAPSDIPAGCHFAPKAKRVIFLFMAGAPSQIDLFDYKPELVKQFNQPLPPSVSQGQRVTAMTRGKEQLIVPSRFGFSQQGESGMWMSDLLPHLSTQVDKLCFIDSMHTESINHDPGKTAFCTGTELPGKPSMGAWLSYGLGTLNKDLPDYIVMPSAYWSGKVNVQALYSRLWGSGFLPSKHQGTSFQTSGDPVLFLSNPSGIDPAIRRRMLDSLGELNRKHFGEIGDPEIETTIAQQEMAFRMQTSVPELTDISDESPETLAMYGEEVNNPGSYARNCLLARRMAERDVRFIQLFHRGWDHHSKLPANLPGQCQDVDQPTTALLKDLEQRGLLEDTLVVFAGEFGRTVYGQGKLDMDTYGRDHHPRCFTALLAGGGVKGGIRHGATDEFSYNVVADPVHVRDLHATMLHLLGVDHKRLTFPFQGLEQKLTGVEPARVVKEIIA; from the coding sequence ATGCATCACCACAACAGCTCGACAAGCGAAAATCGTCGTCGGTTCTTGGCCAGTGCCGGCATGGGATTGGGGACAACGGCGCTTGCATCGTTGGTTCTGGGACCAAAGTTCGCAAACGCAGCGGCCCCGAACGCCGCGTCCGGTGCACCATCCGATATCCCGGCGGGGTGCCATTTTGCACCCAAAGCGAAACGCGTCATCTTTCTTTTCATGGCGGGAGCTCCCAGCCAAATCGACTTGTTCGATTACAAGCCGGAACTGGTCAAGCAATTCAATCAACCGTTGCCGCCATCGGTTAGCCAAGGCCAACGCGTGACCGCCATGACGCGTGGCAAAGAGCAACTGATCGTCCCCAGTCGCTTTGGTTTTTCGCAGCAAGGCGAAAGCGGCATGTGGATGAGCGATCTGTTGCCGCACCTTTCGACGCAAGTCGACAAGCTGTGCTTCATCGATTCGATGCACACCGAATCGATCAATCACGACCCGGGCAAAACCGCGTTCTGCACCGGAACGGAACTGCCAGGCAAACCAAGCATGGGGGCCTGGTTGAGCTACGGATTGGGAACTCTGAACAAGGACTTGCCAGACTACATCGTGATGCCTTCGGCTTACTGGAGCGGCAAGGTCAACGTGCAAGCGTTGTACTCTCGTCTCTGGGGCAGTGGTTTTTTGCCGTCCAAGCACCAGGGCACCAGCTTCCAAACGTCGGGCGATCCGGTCCTGTTTCTATCCAACCCCAGCGGCATCGATCCAGCGATTCGGCGACGCATGCTCGATTCGCTGGGCGAACTCAATCGCAAGCACTTTGGGGAGATCGGGGATCCCGAAATTGAGACGACCATCGCTCAACAAGAGATGGCGTTTCGGATGCAAACATCGGTCCCCGAACTGACGGACATCTCCGACGAGTCTCCCGAGACACTGGCGATGTACGGCGAAGAAGTGAACAACCCGGGTTCTTACGCCCGCAACTGTTTGCTGGCCCGTCGGATGGCAGAACGCGATGTTCGCTTCATCCAGTTGTTCCATCGCGGGTGGGATCATCATTCGAAGTTGCCTGCGAACTTGCCCGGGCAGTGCCAGGATGTTGACCAACCGACCACAGCGCTGCTGAAAGATCTCGAGCAACGTGGATTGCTCGAAGACACCCTGGTGGTTTTCGCCGGTGAATTCGGCCGAACAGTTTATGGCCAGGGCAAATTGGACATGGACACCTATGGTCGCGATCACCACCCCAGGTGCTTCACTGCGTTGTTGGCGGGCGGCGGCGTCAAAGGCGGGATACGACACGGTGCGACGGATGAGTTCAGCTACAACGTCGTTGCCGACCCGGTTCATGTTCGTGACCTGCATGCCACGATGCTTCATCTTCTTGGCGTCGACCACAAACGGCTCACGTTCCCGTTCCAAGGACTGGAGCAGAAATTGACCGGAGTCGAGCCCGCTCGAGTGGTCAAAGAGATCATTGCCTGA
- a CDS encoding sulfatase family protein, with protein MNCIRISLIAACLVLIAGAWPADQTQAKQPNVVFLLSDDQSWTDYGFMGHPHIQTPNIDQLAKSGLVYERGYVTAPLCRPSLASLATGLYPHQTGIRGNDPVMPTGLNRKKNRQLFASLRKRMTAPLHQQPSFIRSLKDNGYATLQTGKWWEENPLDHGFTDAMTHGDVSRGGRHGDVGLQIGRTTMKPVYDFVDSAVEDKKPFFIWYGVFLPHAPHNAPDRLFNKYKDIAPNEPTARYWANVEWLDEGCGQIIQYLKDKGLYEDTIFVYTCDNGWVQDPNRMNTSIRSKREPVEAGIRTPIIITHPGAVKPQRDSSTLASNIDVAPTILKACGIEPPKEMSGLDLRDPEALRQRNRIFVDVYDHDSDLEQLDDIDNGLQARVVIDGWDKLIVRPSGKELYDLQEDPDDRNDLAAQDADKVQRLSNIIDEWLESTPVIGK; from the coding sequence ATGAACTGTATCCGAATCTCCCTCATCGCCGCGTGTTTGGTCTTGATCGCCGGAGCTTGGCCCGCTGACCAAACGCAGGCCAAACAACCCAACGTTGTGTTCTTGTTGAGCGATGACCAATCGTGGACCGACTATGGTTTCATGGGGCATCCGCATATCCAAACACCCAACATCGACCAATTAGCGAAGTCTGGTTTGGTGTATGAGCGAGGTTATGTCACAGCGCCGCTTTGCCGGCCTTCCTTGGCAAGTCTCGCGACAGGTTTGTATCCGCATCAGACCGGAATTCGCGGCAACGATCCCGTGATGCCGACTGGCCTGAACCGCAAGAAGAACAGGCAGCTCTTCGCGTCGTTGCGGAAACGCATGACGGCACCGTTGCACCAACAGCCCTCGTTCATCCGGTCGCTCAAGGACAACGGCTACGCAACTTTGCAAACCGGAAAGTGGTGGGAAGAAAACCCGCTGGATCATGGTTTCACCGATGCCATGACCCACGGCGACGTTTCGCGAGGCGGACGTCACGGCGACGTGGGATTGCAGATCGGGCGAACCACGATGAAACCGGTGTACGACTTCGTCGATTCCGCCGTGGAGGACAAAAAGCCATTCTTCATCTGGTACGGAGTCTTCCTGCCGCACGCACCGCACAACGCTCCCGACCGTTTGTTCAACAAGTACAAAGACATCGCTCCCAATGAACCAACCGCTCGCTACTGGGCCAATGTGGAATGGTTGGACGAAGGTTGTGGTCAGATCATTCAGTACTTGAAAGACAAGGGACTCTACGAAGACACGATTTTTGTCTACACCTGCGACAACGGCTGGGTGCAAGATCCCAACCGGATGAACACGAGCATTCGCTCCAAGCGTGAGCCCGTGGAAGCTGGGATTCGGACGCCGATCATCATCACGCATCCCGGGGCCGTGAAACCTCAGCGAGATTCATCCACGCTTGCCAGCAACATTGATGTCGCTCCCACCATTCTGAAAGCCTGCGGGATTGAGCCTCCCAAGGAAATGTCCGGCTTGGACCTGCGCGATCCCGAGGCACTGCGTCAGCGAAACCGAATCTTCGTGGACGTCTACGACCACGACAGCGATCTTGAACAACTCGATGACATCGACAATGGCTTGCAAGCTCGTGTCGTCATCGACGGATGGGACAAGCTGATCGTCCGACCAAGCGGCAAAGAACTCTACGATCTCCAGGAGGATCCAGATGACAGAAACGATCTCGCCGCACAGGACGCAGACAAAGTCCAACGTCTTTCAAACATCATCGACGAATGGCTCGAGAGCACGCCCGTCATCGGAAAGTGA
- a CDS encoding family 16 glycoside hydrolase, producing the protein MRGAIENRRLTAATIGSHQPSVSNDAPPRFLPPICKATVTYIGYLTRACLVLSFVCSLSVQAEDSFENLFNGKDLSGWAGNDSFWSVRDGVIHGETTKENPTKGNTFLVWQGGEVGDFVFKTKVRFRGNNSGVQYRSEQIDPKDFVVKGYQADLHKSPDFFGMLYAEKWRGIVAKRFQKVEVGADGKPKVVGEVGDRSQKLVDWEWNELTIIAVGDRQIHQVNGVTTMDLTDNHPEARRSGILALQLHAGPSMTCEFKDVQLQKLDPANAKSVLNSYVQSGAASKGQNAKKPSAATAFDWVAKSPTPKWIWRQDQPSSNDPLYLRHQFEFMPEGSKEAIRSARLYATCDNEATVWINGKSVGDCPDWKYPIKELDARQFVRAGKNQIAVKAGNRGGVAAFVFKLEVETEDGTVHQVISSPNWKLANAATGDWKTAAYDDSKWNVAAKSLGDFGKSPWGKPGVGTDQASGDTSFSADEVTVPNGFKVELVYQVPKVRQGSWVSLTTDDQGRLYASDQGEAGLYRITLDESSSNATGESSVQVEKMPVKISGAQGMAWHDGALYFNRGSSPMYRVTDSTGDGLLDHAEELFGTHGGGEHGNHAVIPTEDGDALYVAAGNHTNLPDESIIAGSRIPTWNEDLLLPREWDANGHARGRLAPGGWITRFDPKTNKHEVISMGYRNQYDIALNRAGDLFTYDADMEWDLGSPWYRPTRINHAVSGSDYGWRSGSGKWPEYYEDSLPAVLNIGPGSPTGVVGGQGAKFPAKYQDAIYALDWTFGTIYAIHLEPNGAGWKAHQEAFCYGAPLPVTDAIVGKDGALYFTVGGRGTQSALFRITYEGDDSTAPVSAPIPGEEARQQRRSLEAFHGKEHADAVAKAWPHLSSNDRWLRYAARIAVESQPTEQWADKVFDESNTQARITGAVALARRGDESHRSDLVNALLEMNPSELPEPQLLGLLRAYALTFIRLGEPIAEERERVIEELDALLPNKSKDVNTELVRLLVYLESPTVIDKAIAMMTNAKPTPPAWVENVDFQRNQRYGSRVVKMLENQPPSHEINYAFMLRNLRDGWTMENLRAYIQFINQAAKYSGGNSYGKFLANLRDEVLGHLSNAQREELSDISGEDFNPVPDFEITAPKGPGKKWTLAEANKHTGGALRQANYESGRNLFHAAQCASCHRFDGLGGDIGPDLTTVKNKFNANYLLESIIEPSKVISDQYGSKVVLLEDGRVLTGLMVENEDRIEIHPVSKVGETVKPVVVEPDEVISAKDSPISQMPTDMLNSLNAEEVRDLIAYLLSGGDPKAKVYGK; encoded by the coding sequence ATGCGTGGTGCGATTGAAAACCGACGTTTGACAGCCGCGACCATTGGCTCGCACCAACCGTCGGTTTCGAACGACGCCCCGCCTCGTTTCCTCCCACCTATTTGCAAAGCCACTGTGACCTACATCGGATATTTGACACGCGCGTGTCTCGTTCTTTCGTTTGTCTGTTCTCTTTCCGTCCAGGCGGAAGATTCCTTTGAAAACTTGTTCAACGGAAAAGACCTTTCTGGATGGGCCGGGAACGACTCCTTTTGGTCCGTTCGCGATGGAGTCATTCATGGCGAAACCACGAAAGAGAATCCAACCAAGGGCAACACGTTCTTGGTGTGGCAGGGCGGAGAGGTCGGCGATTTTGTCTTCAAAACCAAAGTCCGTTTTCGCGGCAACAACAGCGGCGTGCAATATCGCAGCGAACAGATCGATCCCAAAGACTTTGTCGTCAAAGGCTATCAAGCAGACCTGCACAAATCGCCCGACTTCTTTGGAATGCTCTACGCGGAAAAATGGCGTGGCATCGTCGCCAAACGATTCCAAAAGGTCGAAGTCGGTGCCGATGGCAAACCCAAGGTGGTCGGCGAGGTCGGTGACCGCTCACAAAAGTTGGTCGATTGGGAATGGAACGAGCTGACCATCATCGCGGTGGGCGATCGGCAAATTCACCAGGTCAACGGCGTCACCACGATGGACCTGACCGACAACCATCCGGAAGCTCGCCGCAGCGGAATTCTAGCGTTGCAGTTGCACGCCGGACCTTCGATGACTTGTGAGTTCAAAGACGTTCAACTTCAAAAGCTGGATCCCGCGAACGCCAAGTCCGTGTTGAACTCCTACGTGCAAAGTGGAGCTGCCTCCAAAGGCCAGAACGCCAAAAAACCTTCTGCTGCGACCGCGTTTGATTGGGTTGCCAAGTCACCAACACCAAAATGGATTTGGCGTCAGGATCAGCCCTCGTCCAACGACCCGCTCTATCTGCGGCATCAGTTCGAATTCATGCCCGAGGGATCCAAAGAAGCCATTCGCTCGGCCCGCTTGTATGCCACCTGCGACAACGAAGCGACCGTTTGGATCAACGGGAAGTCCGTCGGTGATTGTCCCGATTGGAAGTATCCGATCAAAGAACTGGATGCTCGTCAGTTTGTCCGAGCAGGCAAGAACCAAATCGCAGTGAAAGCCGGCAACCGAGGTGGCGTGGCGGCTTTCGTTTTCAAACTCGAAGTCGAAACCGAGGATGGAACCGTTCATCAAGTCATCTCGAGCCCGAACTGGAAACTGGCCAACGCAGCCACCGGTGATTGGAAGACCGCCGCTTACGATGATTCCAAGTGGAACGTTGCCGCCAAGTCGCTGGGCGATTTTGGAAAATCACCATGGGGAAAACCGGGAGTTGGAACGGACCAGGCATCCGGGGACACTTCTTTCAGTGCCGACGAAGTCACGGTGCCCAATGGATTCAAGGTCGAACTCGTTTATCAAGTTCCCAAAGTCCGCCAAGGAAGCTGGGTCTCGTTGACGACCGACGATCAAGGTCGCTTGTACGCCAGCGATCAAGGCGAAGCGGGTTTGTATCGAATCACGCTCGATGAAAGCTCTTCCAACGCAACCGGCGAATCAAGCGTCCAGGTCGAGAAGATGCCGGTGAAGATCTCGGGCGCTCAAGGCATGGCTTGGCACGACGGTGCCTTGTATTTCAATCGCGGAAGCAGCCCGATGTATCGCGTCACGGACTCCACCGGCGACGGGTTGCTCGATCATGCCGAGGAATTGTTTGGCACGCATGGTGGCGGAGAGCACGGGAACCACGCGGTGATTCCAACCGAAGACGGCGACGCTCTCTATGTCGCCGCGGGCAACCACACGAATCTGCCGGACGAGTCCATTATCGCTGGATCACGCATTCCGACTTGGAACGAAGACCTGCTGTTGCCACGCGAATGGGACGCCAACGGACACGCTCGCGGTCGACTCGCACCCGGCGGCTGGATCACCCGGTTCGATCCGAAGACGAACAAACATGAAGTCATCTCGATGGGGTATCGCAACCAATACGACATCGCATTGAACCGTGCCGGTGATCTGTTCACTTATGACGCTGACATGGAATGGGACCTCGGTTCGCCATGGTACCGCCCGACGCGAATCAATCACGCCGTCAGCGGATCGGACTACGGATGGCGAAGTGGTTCCGGGAAATGGCCGGAGTACTACGAGGACAGCTTGCCAGCGGTCTTGAACATCGGTCCCGGCAGCCCGACCGGTGTGGTCGGCGGCCAAGGAGCCAAGTTCCCCGCCAAGTATCAAGACGCGATCTATGCACTCGATTGGACCTTCGGAACGATCTACGCGATTCACTTGGAACCCAATGGGGCTGGCTGGAAAGCTCACCAAGAAGCGTTTTGTTACGGAGCACCTTTGCCCGTGACCGATGCCATCGTGGGCAAAGACGGTGCGTTGTACTTCACCGTTGGTGGACGTGGCACCCAGTCCGCTCTGTTCCGAATCACGTACGAAGGCGACGACTCGACCGCCCCCGTTTCGGCCCCGATCCCTGGTGAAGAAGCTCGCCAACAACGCCGAAGCTTGGAAGCCTTCCACGGGAAAGAGCACGCGGACGCAGTCGCCAAAGCATGGCCCCATCTTTCGAGCAACGATCGTTGGCTTCGATACGCGGCACGAATCGCTGTCGAGTCGCAACCGACCGAGCAATGGGCCGACAAAGTCTTCGACGAATCCAACACGCAAGCCCGGATCACCGGCGCCGTCGCTCTGGCACGTCGAGGGGATGAATCCCATCGATCCGACTTGGTGAACGCGTTGTTGGAAATGAACCCCAGCGAATTGCCCGAACCGCAACTGCTCGGACTGCTGCGAGCCTACGCGTTGACCTTCATTCGACTCGGCGAACCAATCGCAGAAGAACGCGAACGGGTCATCGAAGAGCTCGATGCATTGCTTCCGAACAAAAGCAAAGACGTGAACACGGAACTGGTTCGCTTGCTGGTCTATCTGGAATCACCCACGGTGATCGACAAAGCAATCGCCATGATGACGAACGCGAAACCCACGCCTCCGGCTTGGGTGGAAAACGTTGATTTCCAACGCAACCAACGTTACGGTTCGCGAGTCGTGAAGATGCTTGAGAACCAACCGCCTTCTCATGAAATCAACTACGCTTTCATGCTGCGAAACCTGCGTGATGGTTGGACAATGGAAAACCTTCGGGCGTACATCCAGTTCATCAACCAAGCCGCGAAATACAGCGGCGGGAACAGCTACGGCAAGTTCCTCGCGAACCTGCGAGACGAAGTGTTGGGGCATCTCAGCAACGCACAGCGGGAAGAACTTTCCGACATCAGCGGCGAAGACTTCAACCCTGTCCCCGACTTTGAAATCACCGCTCCCAAGGGACCAGGCAAAAAATGGACCTTGGCAGAAGCGAACAAGCACACCGGCGGTGCCTTGCGTCAGGCCAACTATGAAAGCGGCCGCAACCTTTTCCATGCCGCTCAGTGTGCCTCTTGTCACCGGTTCGATGGACTCGGGGGCGATATCGGCCCCGACCTGACAACGGTGAAGAATAAATTCAACGCCAACTACTTGCTCGAATCCATCATCGAACCCAGCAAAGTCATCAGCGATCAATACGGATCCAAGGTGGTGTTGCTGGAAGACGGTCGCGTGCTGACCGGGTTGATGGTCGAAAATGAGGACCGAATCGAAATCCATCCCGTCAGCAAGGTCGGCGAAACGGTGAAACCAGTCGTCGTGGAACCGGACGAAGTCATCTCAGCCAAAGACTCGCCGATCTCGCAGATGCCGACTGACATGTTGAATTCGTTGAACGCAGAAGAAGTTCGTGATTTGATCGCGTACTTGCTGTCCGGTGGTGACCCCAAAGCCAAGGTGTACGGGAAATAG
- a CDS encoding sulfatase family protein, translating into MSKITNCLTGLAITVFFGAAIATAKEVERQPDIVVYLADDLSASDLALYGGTNIETPAIDQLAQEGMTFDRAFVASPSCAPSRAALLTGLMPARNGAEENHTYPREDVLKLPVVLNELGYQTVAFGKVAHLRSAPDYQFDTHDRAQDIPAVRKNVRAFLENRNDPRPLALFVGVSNPHVPWPSESTVDPQSMTLPVKLLDTPQTRVQRSRYLQEVKDLDAYLGELRQLADKHLSEDRLFLFSSDHGAQFPFGKWTLYDEGIRIPLIVSREGMIEAGSRTDAMVSWVDILPTLIEVGGGEVPQEIDGKSFAGVLQDPAKRHRERIFTTHSGDKMMNVYLSRSIRTDQYKLIWNPHPEFAFTTHIDLLLRATSGDYFKEWTEAAKSDPHAADVVASHHGRPEFELFDLTGDPNETKNLADDPELASVRSRLLAELKDWMRTQGDELTVFHKPLMLNAPETWVPRKP; encoded by the coding sequence ATGAGCAAAATCACGAATTGTTTGACCGGACTGGCGATCACGGTTTTCTTCGGTGCTGCGATTGCAACCGCGAAGGAAGTAGAACGCCAACCCGACATCGTGGTTTATCTGGCGGACGATTTGTCCGCCTCGGACTTGGCACTGTATGGCGGCACCAACATTGAGACGCCCGCCATCGACCAATTGGCTCAGGAAGGCATGACGTTCGATCGTGCCTTCGTCGCCAGCCCGTCATGCGCCCCCAGTCGGGCCGCGTTGTTGACAGGGTTGATGCCCGCACGAAATGGCGCGGAGGAAAACCACACGTACCCCCGCGAGGATGTGCTGAAACTGCCCGTCGTCTTGAATGAACTGGGCTATCAGACAGTCGCATTCGGAAAGGTGGCTCACTTGCGAAGTGCACCGGACTATCAGTTCGATACACACGACCGAGCACAGGACATTCCCGCGGTTCGAAAGAACGTGCGAGCCTTCCTGGAGAACCGCAACGATCCGCGACCGCTGGCATTGTTCGTTGGAGTCTCCAACCCGCACGTTCCATGGCCAAGTGAATCCACCGTGGACCCGCAATCGATGACGTTGCCGGTGAAGTTGCTCGACACACCACAGACTCGAGTCCAGCGATCTCGCTACCTGCAAGAGGTCAAGGACTTGGACGCCTACCTCGGTGAACTGCGGCAATTGGCTGACAAACACCTATCCGAAGATCGTTTGTTTCTGTTTTCGAGTGACCACGGGGCTCAGTTCCCCTTCGGAAAATGGACGCTCTACGACGAAGGCATTCGCATCCCGCTCATCGTTTCTCGCGAAGGAATGATCGAGGCTGGTTCACGCACCGACGCGATGGTCAGTTGGGTCGACATCTTGCCAACCTTGATCGAAGTCGGTGGTGGCGAAGTGCCCCAAGAAATCGACGGGAAGTCATTCGCCGGAGTGTTGCAGGATCCAGCCAAACGTCATCGCGAGCGAATCTTCACGACGCACAGCGGCGACAAGATGATGAACGTCTACCTGAGCCGCAGCATTCGCACCGACCAGTACAAATTGATCTGGAACCCGCACCCCGAGTTTGCGTTCACGACGCACATCGATTTGTTGCTGCGTGCCACATCAGGGGACTATTTCAAGGAGTGGACCGAGGCGGCCAAGAGTGATCCTCATGCCGCAGACGTTGTCGCAAGCCATCACGGACGACCTGAGTTTGAACTGTTCGACCTGACCGGCGACCCGAACGAAACCAAGAACTTGGCAGATGATCCAGAACTGGCCAGCGTTCGATCGCGTCTGCTGGCGGAACTGAAAGATTGGATGCGAACTCAAGGCGACGAACTGACGGTCTTTCACAAACCGCTCATGCTGAACGCTCCCGAAACATGGGTTCCTCGCAAACCATAA
- a CDS encoding PSD1 and planctomycete cytochrome C domain-containing protein yields the protein MPFHRGRFPSVFARETRLQRVLMLAVALCSFIVCSLLHLRSHAEDIARPTENAGPGSATSEPSVSFSRDIRPLLSNRCFACHGPDAGSREAGLRLDQPDGDEGAIGNAIEPQAVEESEVWHRITSDDESMLMPPPDSHLKPFNEEETELIRRWIESGAVYEDFWAFRAPEHPLPPITSDAEWSTQAVDRFVLRKLDSLQRLPSEEANARTLLRRLTFDLTGLPPRREAIRQFESDYAHSPELAWEELVDDLLSSPQFGEHIARHWLDLVRFADTNGMHKDFYRNHVAYRDWVIQSFNENLPYDQFVRDQIAGDLHPQPTRDQFVASGFNRLHLIIDRGTALPEESHVKNVLDRVTAVGTAFMGLTVQCAQCHDHKFDPITQKDFFSLYAFFNNIDAEPETNPRQVVDGFQAPFVRFPTDAQQSKLDQMDADLAALEQQIAPRSKRVNQVTKQLQQIKEIQPEEEASDDELAKSDVVEAVTPEEEARAKTIRAWDALKDSLQNELDQLKSPLEKLQKQQAKLQRERNSVEHGVDKVMVMKERDEVRKTFVLVRGQYDAPGEEVQRGVPGFLPPLETEADSPSRMDLANWMVAPENPLTARVAVNRFWQLFFGVGLVKTSEDFGNQGEVPSHPELLDELAVSFVDSGWDVKALLKRIVMSKTYRQSSRATPEQFQADADNRLLSRGPRYRLDAEMIRDQILFSSGLLSTRMHGASVKPPQPDGLWKAVSMTGERFRADQGESTYRRSIYTFWKRAMPPPQMTILNAPNRDACIARRERTNTPTQALLLLNESEYLRAARQLAQSVLVEPAENRIAFAYETVTAKLPDSTEVNVLQTLLDDLRDEYASSPDLVEDLCEGVSIDELQDKVELAAWTVLCNTLYNLDITKTKD from the coding sequence ATGCCATTCCACCGGGGCCGCTTCCCATCCGTGTTTGCACGCGAGACGCGGTTGCAACGAGTTTTGATGCTGGCTGTGGCTCTCTGCTCATTCATCGTCTGTTCGCTCCTGCATTTGCGTTCGCATGCCGAGGACATCGCTCGCCCAACGGAGAACGCCGGCCCTGGCTCGGCTACAAGCGAGCCATCGGTTTCGTTCAGTCGCGACATCCGGCCGTTGCTTTCGAACCGATGCTTTGCCTGCCACGGTCCAGATGCCGGTTCACGAGAAGCCGGTTTGCGGTTGGACCAGCCCGATGGGGATGAGGGGGCCATCGGAAACGCGATCGAACCACAAGCGGTCGAAGAGAGTGAGGTCTGGCACCGGATCACCAGCGATGACGAATCGATGTTGATGCCGCCGCCGGATTCACACTTGAAGCCGTTCAACGAAGAAGAAACGGAACTGATTCGGCGATGGATCGAAAGCGGAGCTGTTTACGAAGACTTCTGGGCATTCCGTGCCCCCGAACATCCGTTGCCACCGATCACGAGCGATGCGGAGTGGAGCACTCAGGCGGTGGATCGATTCGTTCTTCGAAAGCTGGATTCACTGCAGCGTCTGCCTTCGGAAGAAGCCAATGCGAGAACTCTGTTGCGACGGTTGACATTCGACCTGACCGGTTTGCCACCCCGCCGAGAAGCGATCCGCCAGTTCGAATCGGACTACGCCCATTCCCCCGAGTTGGCCTGGGAAGAATTGGTGGATGACCTTCTCTCAAGTCCGCAGTTTGGAGAGCACATCGCCCGCCACTGGTTGGATCTGGTGCGATTCGCTGACACCAACGGGATGCACAAAGATTTCTATCGCAACCACGTCGCCTATCGGGATTGGGTGATTCAGTCGTTCAACGAAAACCTTCCGTACGATCAATTTGTTCGAGACCAGATCGCTGGCGATTTGCACCCGCAACCGACCCGGGACCAGTTCGTCGCGTCGGGATTCAATCGGCTGCACCTGATCATTGATCGTGGAACCGCTTTGCCCGAGGAAAGCCACGTCAAGAACGTGTTGGATCGCGTTACCGCTGTCGGCACCGCGTTCATGGGTCTGACGGTTCAGTGCGCACAATGCCACGATCACAAGTTTGATCCGATCACGCAGAAGGATTTCTTCTCACTATACGCGTTTTTCAACAACATCGATGCCGAGCCCGAAACCAACCCGCGACAAGTCGTGGATGGTTTTCAAGCGCCTTTCGTGCGATTCCCCACCGATGCTCAGCAATCCAAGTTGGATCAAATGGATGCGGATTTGGCCGCACTCGAACAGCAAATTGCTCCTCGCAGCAAGCGAGTGAACCAAGTCACCAAGCAGTTGCAACAAATCAAAGAGATTCAACCCGAGGAGGAAGCGTCCGACGACGAGTTGGCGAAAAGCGATGTGGTGGAAGCTGTGACGCCTGAGGAAGAGGCTCGCGCGAAGACAATTCGAGCGTGGGACGCTCTTAAAGACTCGCTCCAAAACGAACTCGATCAGTTGAAGTCGCCGCTGGAGAAGTTGCAGAAGCAGCAGGCCAAGCTTCAACGCGAAAGAAACTCGGTCGAACATGGTGTCGACAAAGTGATGGTGATGAAGGAACGCGATGAGGTTCGAAAGACATTCGTTCTGGTGCGAGGTCAGTACGATGCCCCTGGGGAAGAAGTTCAGCGAGGGGTTCCCGGCTTCCTTCCACCACTGGAGACGGAAGCGGATTCGCCATCCCGCATGGATCTGGCCAATTGGATGGTGGCTCCCGAAAACCCGCTGACCGCACGCGTGGCAGTGAACCGGTTTTGGCAACTCTTTTTCGGCGTCGGGTTGGTCAAAACGTCCGAGGACTTTGGCAACCAGGGCGAGGTCCCCAGCCACCCTGAATTGCTGGATGAATTGGCGGTGTCGTTTGTCGACTCGGGATGGGACGTCAAAGCCTTGCTCAAGCGAATCGTGATGAGCAAAACGTATCGTCAATCTTCGCGAGCCACGCCGGAGCAGTTCCAAGCGGACGCAGACAATCGATTGCTCAGTCGCGGCCCCCGCTATCGGCTCGATGCCGAAATGATCCGCGACCAGATTCTGTTTTCGAGCGGATTGTTGTCCACTCGAATGCATGGGGCGAGCGTTAAACCACCGCAGCCGGACGGGTTGTGGAAAGCGGTTTCGATGACGGGGGAACGTTTTCGGGCTGATCAAGGTGAATCGACTTATCGCCGTAGCATTTACACGTTTTGGAAACGTGCGATGCCACCACCGCAAATGACCATCCTCAACGCACCCAATCGTGACGCGTGCATCGCGCGTCGCGAAAGAACGAACACGCCAACACAAGCTTTGCTGCTGCTCAACGAGAGCGAATACCTTCGAGCCGCCCGGCAATTGGCGCAGTCCGTTTTGGTGGAACCCGCCGAAAATCGTATTGCGTTTGCCTACGAAACGGTCACGGCCAAACTCCCTGATTCAACGGAAGTGAACGTTCTGCAAACACTGTTGGATGATCTGCGTGACGAGTATGCCAGCTCACCCGATTTGGTCGAAGATTTGTGCGAGGGAGTGTCCATCGACGAACTTCAGGACAAAGTCGAACTCGCCGCTTGGACGGTGCTGTGCAACACGCTTTACAACCTCGATATCACCAAGACCAAAGATTGA